Proteins from a single region of Punica granatum isolate Tunisia-2019 chromosome 8, ASM765513v2, whole genome shotgun sequence:
- the LOC116216034 gene encoding indole-3-acetic acid-induced protein ARG2-like, translated as MPRSIQAVKFVTLILDGASTAIARRGFAAAAEGGAAVKTGAVRSGTALKRTGEEKLKSVEKVSWGPDPKTGYYRPENATAEIDVAELRAALLKHSN; from the exons ATGCCTCGTTCTATCCAAGCTGTTAAGTTCGTGACCCTCATCCTCGACGGAGCCTCCACCGCTATTGCCAG GCGGGGGTTTGCCGCAGCGGCGGAGGGAGGAGCTGCTGTGAAAACTGGTGCAGTGAGGAGCGGCACCGCCTTGAAGAGAACCGGAGAGGAGAAACTGAAGTCCGTGGAGAAGGTGTCGTGGGGACCCGACCCAAAGACCGGATACTACAGGCCCGAGAATGCCACAGCGGAGATCGATGTGGCTGAACTGCGGGCGGCGCTGCTTAAGCACAGCAACTGA